A window of Sphingorhabdus lacus contains these coding sequences:
- a CDS encoding ABC transporter permease/M1 family aminopeptidase — translation MLFGVARFELRYQLRNPVFWVSMIMFFLLGFGVTASENVSIGTPGTVHENAPFAIASMIALASLFYLFVITSFVANAIVRDDSSGFGPIVKATAVGKRNYVIGRFLGGLGIAILGYLAIPLGMFIGSSMPWVDPETVGPQNPAFYMWPYLILAVPNIILASSLLFGMATITRSMLWSYIGVVIFVMGYLVATTILGSKVEYQQLMAQYEPLGFGALAEATRYWTAADMNSRLLPLDDNVLFNRGLIIAIAAVLLALTYWRFSMEERAPSKRRLKKLARQQASETEAPPSQLAGMHATQRFDGATTRAQFMVRLKTEIMQVLRSPGLIVLLLLAVINTAAGLWLTQTTYGTPSHPLTAQIISNIIDGFAIFLLIIAVFYGGELVWRERDVKISEIIDSTPTANWAITIPKVLAIFCILLLLNMAAMATGLIFQTIKGASEYGITSYVGWFILPVTVEMLMIAVLAVFFQALSPNKYVGWGLFFAYFIAGIFLNNMGYSNALYRYSVNPAEPLSDMNGAGGFSYGAWVLRSYWLAFGVILLVIAHLVWPRGTDTRWRSRLKRVRPGLRGAPLALIGAAVVAMIGTGGYAYYNFKILNRYETSDEAEKFQADYERTYLKYENLPRPVVKSVKLDAQIFPKERRMDVTGNYVLRNETAAPISEVHVRQGGRDVEYRKLALSGAKLVKDDKKFGYRIFRFDAPLQPGGEAKLDFNSRIHHKGFRNGQPETQVNLNGTFVNNFEFAPIIGMNRNGTLQDRTVRRRQGLPAELRTAKLEDLSATRENYVRTDWVMSDITVTTDADQTPIAPGRQLSDETKNGRRTAHFVTSAPIHNFLSIQSARYKLTERTHDGVKLSIYHDPRHEWNVPAMLNALEAGLDYFQSNFGPYQFDHARIIEFPGYQSFAQAFAGTMPYSESIGFAADVTDKDSIDYVTYITAHELAHQYWAHQVVGADMQGQTVTSETLAQYSALMVMKKLYGEDKIRRFLKYELDNYLGGRKGDAVGEQPLYRVENQGYVHYRKGSLVMYLLQERLGEAAVNRALARFIQTWKFKGAPFHRSVDLIAELRKEATTPEQQALITDLFEKITIYDLKAKEAKTVKAANGLWQTSIRVEAAKYYADAKGNEKAAPLGESIEVGLFGGRPGIGAFGKKDVVMIERKPVKNGVQTIIVTSKTKPKFAGVDPYNFYIDKNSDDNVVGVTG, via the coding sequence ATGCTATTTGGCGTCGCGCGTTTCGAACTGCGCTACCAGCTCCGCAACCCGGTTTTCTGGGTTTCGATGATCATGTTTTTCCTGCTGGGCTTTGGCGTGACGGCGAGCGAAAATGTCAGCATCGGTACGCCAGGCACAGTGCATGAAAATGCGCCTTTTGCCATTGCTTCGATGATAGCGCTTGCCTCGCTATTTTACCTGTTTGTCATTACTTCCTTTGTCGCCAATGCAATCGTGCGCGACGACAGCAGTGGTTTCGGGCCGATCGTCAAGGCGACTGCGGTGGGCAAGCGTAACTATGTGATAGGCCGGTTTCTAGGCGGCCTGGGCATTGCCATTCTCGGCTACCTCGCCATTCCGCTTGGAATGTTCATAGGATCGAGCATGCCGTGGGTGGACCCCGAAACTGTAGGGCCGCAAAATCCAGCCTTCTACATGTGGCCCTATCTCATCCTTGCCGTGCCCAATATCATCCTTGCAAGCAGTCTGCTGTTCGGCATGGCGACGATAACCCGTTCGATGTTGTGGAGCTATATCGGCGTTGTCATTTTCGTGATGGGCTATCTGGTTGCCACAACGATTTTGGGATCGAAGGTCGAATATCAGCAGTTGATGGCGCAGTATGAACCGCTCGGTTTCGGCGCTCTGGCGGAAGCGACGCGCTACTGGACCGCGGCCGATATGAATTCGCGGCTGCTGCCGCTCGACGATAATGTCCTTTTCAATCGCGGGCTGATCATTGCGATTGCCGCTGTGTTGCTGGCGCTGACATATTGGCGTTTCTCGATGGAGGAACGCGCGCCTTCCAAAAGACGGCTGAAGAAGTTGGCGCGGCAACAGGCATCGGAAACCGAAGCGCCCCCGAGCCAGCTCGCCGGGATGCATGCAACGCAGCGTTTCGACGGCGCTACCACGCGCGCGCAGTTTATGGTCCGCTTGAAAACAGAGATCATGCAGGTGCTGCGTAGCCCCGGCCTGATCGTCCTTTTACTGCTCGCCGTCATCAACACAGCGGCTGGGCTTTGGCTGACGCAGACGACCTATGGCACACCCTCGCATCCGCTGACCGCCCAGATCATCAGTAATATCATTGATGGATTTGCGATTTTCCTGCTGATCATCGCCGTCTTCTATGGCGGCGAGCTGGTCTGGCGGGAGCGTGACGTAAAGATCAGTGAAATAATCGACTCAACGCCAACTGCCAATTGGGCAATCACCATCCCAAAGGTGCTTGCGATCTTTTGTATATTGCTGCTGCTGAATATGGCCGCGATGGCAACCGGCCTGATATTCCAAACGATCAAGGGCGCATCCGAATATGGCATAACAAGCTATGTCGGCTGGTTCATCCTGCCTGTTACGGTCGAAATGCTCATGATTGCGGTCCTCGCCGTGTTCTTTCAAGCGCTCAGCCCTAATAAATATGTCGGATGGGGCTTGTTCTTTGCCTATTTCATCGCCGGGATTTTCCTCAACAATATGGGCTATTCCAACGCACTATACCGTTATAGTGTGAACCCGGCCGAGCCGCTGAGCGACATGAATGGCGCGGGCGGTTTCAGCTATGGCGCTTGGGTGCTACGCAGCTATTGGCTCGCTTTTGGCGTTATCCTGTTGGTCATTGCCCATCTCGTCTGGCCGCGCGGAACCGATACACGGTGGCGTTCGCGGCTGAAGCGCGTTCGCCCGGGGTTGCGCGGCGCGCCCCTCGCGTTGATCGGGGCAGCGGTGGTCGCGATGATCGGAACTGGCGGTTATGCCTATTACAACTTCAAAATTCTCAACCGCTATGAAACCAGCGATGAGGCAGAAAAATTTCAAGCCGATTATGAGCGGACCTATCTGAAATATGAAAATCTGCCACGCCCCGTCGTCAAGTCGGTCAAGCTCGATGCGCAGATTTTTCCTAAAGAACGCCGGATGGATGTCACCGGCAATTATGTCCTGCGCAACGAAACTGCGGCGCCGATTTCCGAAGTTCATGTCCGTCAGGGCGGGCGCGATGTCGAATATCGCAAACTCGCTTTATCGGGCGCGAAGCTGGTGAAGGATGACAAGAAATTTGGCTATCGGATTTTCCGCTTCGACGCCCCTTTGCAACCGGGCGGCGAGGCAAAGCTCGATTTCAATTCGCGTATCCACCACAAGGGCTTCCGCAACGGCCAGCCTGAAACGCAGGTCAATTTGAATGGAACCTTCGTCAACAATTTCGAATTCGCGCCCATCATCGGCATGAACCGCAACGGCACGCTGCAGGACCGGACAGTCCGGCGTCGTCAGGGGTTACCCGCCGAACTTCGTACGGCGAAGCTCGAAGACCTCAGCGCCACCCGCGAGAATTATGTGCGTACCGATTGGGTGATGTCGGATATCACTGTCACCACCGATGCCGACCAGACGCCTATTGCGCCCGGCCGCCAGCTTTCCGACGAGACGAAAAACGGAAGGCGCACTGCGCACTTCGTCACCAGCGCGCCGATCCACAATTTTCTCTCGATTCAATCGGCGCGCTACAAGCTCACCGAACGCACGCATGACGGCGTAAAGCTGTCCATCTATCACGACCCGCGGCACGAATGGAATGTGCCGGCAATGCTGAATGCGCTGGAGGCTGGCCTCGATTATTTCCAGAGCAACTTTGGCCCCTATCAATTCGACCATGCGCGCATCATCGAATTTCCGGGTTACCAAAGCTTTGCGCAAGCCTTCGCAGGGACCATGCCTTATTCGGAAAGTATCGGTTTTGCCGCTGATGTCACCGACAAGGATTCAATCGACTACGTCACTTATATCACCGCCCATGAGCTCGCGCACCAATATTGGGCGCATCAGGTGGTCGGCGCAGACATGCAGGGGCAGACGGTCACGTCAGAAACATTGGCGCAATATTCGGCGCTGATGGTGATGAAAAAACTATATGGCGAGGACAAGATTCGCCGTTTCCTGAAATATGAGCTCGACAATTATCTGGGCGGACGAAAGGGCGACGCGGTTGGCGAACAACCGCTCTATCGTGTCGAAAATCAGGGCTATGTCCATTATCGCAAAGGGTCGCTGGTAATGTACTTGCTGCAAGAGCGGCTGGGCGAGGCGGCGGTGAATCGCGCGTTGGCACGTTTCATCCAGACCTGGAAATTCAAGGGTGCGCCATTCCACCGTTCGGTCGATCTCATTGCCGAATTGCGCAAGGAAGCGACCACGCCCGAACAACAGGCGCTTATTACCGACCTGTTCGAGAAGATCACAATTTATGATTTAAAAGCGAAAGAGGCCAAGACGGTAAAGGCTGCGAACGGTCTTTGGCAGACCTCGATCCGCGTCGAAGCAGCCAAATATTATGCCGATGCCAAGGGGAACGAAAAGGCCGCGCCGCTGGGGGAATCCATCGAAGTCGGTCTGTTCGGGGGCCGCCCGGGCATAGGTGCGTTCGGTAAAAAGGACGTGGTGATGATTGAGCGCAAGCCGGTCAAAAATGGCGTGCAGACAATTATCGTCACGTCGAAAACCAAACCTAAATTTGCCGGTGTCGATCCTTACAACTTCTACATCGACAAAAATTCGGACGATAATGTGGTGGGAGTGACCGGATAA